The DNA window GAAACCCAAAgtgttcttccattttcagcGGAATAGTAAACTGATATACTGATTGAACTCTCAGGAAGCTTTATTTATGGGATAGTTCTATAACTGAGGTATCACATATAAGTTCCTCAGGAATGTAGTGCATATTAAGTTGGAAAAGGTGCTTCCCACGATGTGTTATGGAGCAGACACTAACAATGGTTAATTGGCAATAAGGGCATCAATTTTCTTCTCCACATGAGCTTCATGGTCTTCAAGGCGACCACTGATTTTATCATTCGCCTCCCATCGGACCAGCGTTGGAACTCCAGTAAGCTTGAACCTAGAATCCACTCTCCATGGATGCCTGGGATTCCTCCATGTTGGTCTATCTCCAACATAGGCTCTCAGAAGTGCGATATCCTCCGATGCTGCTTCCAGTTTTTTGTAGATTACTGGTTCAGCTCTCACACAGTCTGACACAAAAACCAAACAGTCAAGATCAATTAATGATTGCATCCTGTTTCTACAGCAAACAGGTGGAAAATTCAAACCTATTGACCAATTGAGTTGCTCTTGTACTTGCTAATACTAATACAATACATCTAATAATTCTTATTGATTGGAGGTAAGTAGACTCAAATGGTGGAAGAAAGAATTATCTCTAtccttgtgagatcccacatcgattggaagggcgaacgaaacattatttataagagtgtgaaaacttctttcTAGCAAATGCAtgtttaaaaaaccttgaggggaaggggaaggggaaactcgaaagggaaagcccaaagaggacaaaatcagctagcggtgggtttggactgttacaaatggtatcagagccagacattgggcggtgtgccagcaaagacgctgagccccgaatGAGGGTGGACActggtggtgtgccagcgagaacatTGGTCCCTGaaggggagtgaattgtgagatctccattgattgaagaggggaacgagtgccagcgaggacgctgagtccCGAAAggggatagattgtgagatcccacatcggttgcaaaggggaacgaagcattaaacccaaagagggcaataattgctagcagtgggcttaggttgttagaGGACAACatttgctagcgatgagcttgggctattacaatcCTAGTCCAGCATTTCGTAGATAATGGAGAAAACTACTTAAATGGAAAATGTACGTTCCTTCTTTATTGTCCATGATTTTTCTACAGTGACAATGATACACCAAAAATTACCTATTGgacataattgaaaatttaatgatttagGAAACACTTAATTTTATGCATAGTATTTGTTAACTTTAACATATGATGAATTTGTAAGGGATCCATTTGGCACAAAATAGAAGCTACATAATCCAAATTCAGCAATGTATCAAATACTATCGTGATGTTTCCATCTAGACATTGCATCGAACATGTAAAGCTCAAAGTGGGAACTAGGAATGATCCAAGAAATCCCACACTGCAAAAAGTTCATGCTCTTGGAGACCATCCTTAAACCAAAATGTAAGcaaacttgaaaaagaaattccTAGTTTAGTCATGAATACAGAATCACAAGAGACCTCCAAATTTTGATTCTCAGTGTCAGCTCCATGATATAGAATCTCGTAGTCAAATACAGAAACCCATTTGTGCAGATAATTTCTTCAGTTAACTAATTCCTTCAAGTGTTTTTCATTGCATGCAAAGGAAAATCTAATTTCATAGATAGAGTATGCGATAAATGACATAAAATGGACACATACTTGAACCTTGT is part of the Cucurbita pepo subsp. pepo cultivar mu-cu-16 chromosome LG03, ASM280686v2, whole genome shotgun sequence genome and encodes:
- the LOC111789830 gene encoding thioredoxin-like protein Clot, with amino-acid sequence MPLKLQDATVSDFNAVFDKFRSELPNNKANFILFLADKDPSTSLSWCPDCVRAEPVIYKKLEAASEDIALLRAYVGDRPTWRNPRHPWRVDSRFKLTGVPTLVRWEANDKISGRLEDHEAHVEKKIDALIAN